AGCCAGTAAAGCTGTAAAAGGCCTGGCCGCAAATTCGACTACTCCGGTTCCCAATGCCTCAAAGCCCTAGCAGAGGAAGGAGTCAAGAGCGTACTCATAAACCCCAACATCGCAACGATTCAGACCGACACCCGCTTTGCAGACAAGGTGTACCCCGTCCCCATAAACACGCAGTACGTCGAGCAGGTGATAAAGGAGGAAAAGCCAGACTCGATAATGCTCGGGTTTGGCGGCCAGACAGCGCTCAACTGCGGGGTCGCGCTGCACGAGCAGGGCATACTTGAAAAGTACGGGATGCGCGTGCTTGGCACCCAGATAAAGGGCATCGAGATCACCGAGGACAGGCAGCTGTTCAAAGACGCGATGGTAAAAAGCGACGTGCCTGTGCTCAAGAGCTACGCGGTCAATTCCATCCAGGACGCGCTCAAGGCGGCAAAAGAGCTAGAATATCCGGTCATAATCAGGGTCGCGTACACGCTTGGAGGGCGTGGAGGCGGGGTCGCGTACAACGAGCTGGAGCTGCAAGAGATTGCGCAGCGCGGGCTCAACCTCAGCATGGTGCACCAGGTGCTCATCGAAAAGTACGTGGGCCACTGGAAGCAGGTCGAGTACGAGGTGATGCGCGACTACCACGGAAACAGCGTCATCGTCTGCAACATGGAAAACGTGCTTGCGATGCGCGTGCACACCGGCGACAACATCGTTATTGCGCCGTCGCAGACGCTCAACAACTATGAATACCACATGCTGCGCTCGGCGGCCATCCGCGCGACGGGCTACTGCGGAATCGTTGGCGAGTGCAACATCCAGTTCGCCCTCGACCCGACGTCAGAGCAGTACACAGCAATTGAAATAAACGCCAGGCTTTCAAGGTCGTCGGCGCTTGCAAGCAAGGCCACCGGCTACCCGCTTGCGTACATGGCTGCAAAAATCGGCCTAGGATATTCACTTCCGGAACTGCTCAACAGGATAACCAAGGTAACGACAGCATGCTTTGAGCCTTCGCTTGACTATTGCGTTCTAAAGATGCCCCGGTGGGATTTCAGCAAGTTTGAGCTTGTCAAGCGCAAGCTTGGAAGCGCCATGAAGTCAGTCGGCGAGGTGATGGCGATTGGCCGCAACTTTGAGGAAGTCCTGCAGAAGGCAATCAGGATGTCTGCCACAGGCAAGGATGGCCTTGTGGCAAACGGAAACGACGCGCAGAAGGAAGAGGACATCGAGCGCATCGAGCAATCTCTCTTGCAGCCAAGCGACGAGATAATCTACAACGTCGTTCGGGCCATGAAGGCAGGAATGAGCATCGAGCGCATCTACCAGCTGTCGGCCATAGACCCGTGGTTCCTGACAAAGATAAAGAACATCGTCGACATGGAAGAGAAGCTGAAAAAGGCGGGCAGCTTTGACGGCGACATGGTCAGGGACGCAAAAAAGATTGGCTTTTCAGACAAGCAGATCGGCAGGTGCCTTGGCACCGACGAGATGCAGGTGCGCGCAATGCGCGAAAAATTCGGGATAAAGCCGGCAGTCAAGCAGATAGACACGCTTGCGGCAGAGTGGCCTGCCAAGACCAACTACCTCTACCTCACCTATGGCGGCAATGAAGACGATGTAATAATCAAGAAGGATACCAAGAACAACAGCAGGATGGTAGTCCTCGGCGCCGGCCCGTACAGGATTGGAAGCAGCGTCGAGTTTGACTGGGGCACGGTCAACATGGTGTGGGGCTTGAAGGAAAACGGCGTCAAGGAGATATCAGTCATCAACTGCAACCCCGAGACGGTATCGACAGACTATGACATCTGCGACAGGCTGTACTTTGAAGAGCTGACGCTGGAGCGCGTGCTTGACATATGCGACAAGGAGCATCCAACGGGCATCGTGACTTGCGTCGGAGGCCAGACGGCAAACAACCTGACCCCAAAACTGGCAAAGAATGGCATAAAGATAATCGGCACGAGTAGCGAGGACGTCGACAGGGCGGAGGACCGCGCCAAGTTCGGCCAGCTCCTCGACACTCTGGGCATAAAGCAGCCAGCGTGGAGGCAGTTTACGCACCTTGCAGAGGCCAAAGAGTTTGCCGAGACCGTAGGCTATCCGGTGCTTGTCAGGCCGTCGTACGTGCTTTCCGGCGTGGCCATGAAGGTGGTGTGGGCCGAGCAGCAGCTGCAGCGCTTTTTGACCGACGCCACGAACGTCAACCCCGAGCATCCCGTGGTCATCAGCAAGTTCCTGCAGGACGCGGCAGAAGTTGAAGTCGACGCGGTGTCTGACGGCAAGGACGTGCTCATTGGCGCGATAATCGAGCACATCGACAACGCAGGCGTGCACTCGGGCGACGCAATGATGAGCATACCGCCTTGGAGGCTTGACAGGCACATCATGGAGACAATAACAGATTATTCGGTCAAGATAGGCAGGGCGCTAAACGTCAAAGGACCATTAAATATCCAGTACCTCGTCAAGGACGAGCAGGTGCTTGTCATAGAGGCAAACGTGAGGGCTTCCCGCTCGATGCCCTTTGTGTCAAAGTTTGCCGGTGTCAACATCATCAACCTTGCCGCAAAGGCGATGCTTGGCAAGCCGCTCCCGGCAAAAGCAAAGGACCTGTGGCTCAAGGCTCCCGGCTTCGGGGTCAAGGTCCCGCAGTTCTCGTTCATGCAGCTTGAAGGCTCGGACATCGTCCTTGGAGTGGAGATGCAGTCGACAGGCGAAGTTGCGTGCTTTGGCAACACGTTCTATGACGCGCTGTCAAAGGCGTACATGGCGGCTGGGTATTCGCTTCCGCTTGCTGGCTCGGTGCTGATAACCATCGGCGGCCAAAAGAACAAGGAAAAACTGCTGCCGCTAATATCGATGCTTGCATCGATGAACTACAAGATCCTTGCAACCGAGCACACGGCCGAGTTCATGGAGAACAACAACGTCAAGGACGTGGAACTGGTGCACAAGATAAGCGAGCCGGGCCGCAAGCCCAACATCGCCGACATGCTCTATGAAAGAAAACTGGACTTTATAATCAACATACCGGCAACGTCGACGCTTGAAAAGTATGTCGGCATGCTGCAGGACGAGTACCTGATACGCAGAAAGGCGGTAGAGATGGGAGTCCCGGTGCTCACCACAGTCGAGTCGGCAAGCTCATTTATCAAGACGCTAGAGTGGCTGCGCGCAAATACGCCGACGCTTGGGCCCCTTGGCAATTACGCTAAACTCTGAGTTTCAGGGTTCTTGTTTCTTTTCTTGCATTGAAGTGTTTTTTTAGGGGTAGATCATCCAGTTTGTTTTTCTCCGCCATTTCAGCATCATGAAACCTAACCTGGCGGGTTTATTGTCCAATATCTCTTGCGGTTTCGGTGGTTAGAAGGGTGTCGTTGCGTATATCCGGTCGCATCTGATTTTCTTTGTATTCAATAAAACAATACTTTGATTGTATATAAATTACACATAATTTCCGCCACTAACATTATACTTTTCTCTTAATCGCGAGGTAAATTTTAAAAATGTTAAATATTTGGCCCACGATTTTTCCTCACAGGAAATCTTGAAGCACAAACATGCCACTTGAAGCAGGCAGGACGCTCAAAATCATTGCCAACTGGTCATTTAGCAGAGCGCAGAGGCGAAAGCTTCCCCTGGCGGCCGTTTTTTCCATGACGCACTACTGCAACTTTATGTGCCCCATGTGCCCTTTTGGCGACCCGGACAAGGCCAGGCAGCTAAAGCTTGCGGCAGAGCACAACATGAGCACTGAACAGTGGAAGGGAGCAATGACCAAAGCCGCAAGGTATTGCATATGGTCGTTCATGGAAGGCGGCGAGCCGACTTCGCGGCAGGACTTCATCGAGCTCGTCCAGCACCTGAGAAACATCCACCTGCCGGTCACGGTGGTAACAAACGGCTCGCTCCTTCATAATTTCGATGTCGATGTCCTCCGGCAGAACGTTGATAAATTCTGCCTGAGCATCGACTCTACCTTCAAGGATTCTTACTGCAGAATAAGAGGAGTGCCGCCAGAAGTCCACGACAGGGTGATGAGCAATTTGCAGATGCTTGACGAGCACAACATCAACAGGTATGTAAATGCAGTCATTACAAAATGGAATGCAGACGAGTTCATAACTGGCGAGTATTTTGATCGCATCCACAAGGAATTCGGGATCGGCCTTGTGACGCCGACGCTGGTTGAAGACAGAGTGGGCGTCGCACACGAGACTTTGTCGCCAGACACGGAAACTATTCGCAAGGTCGCGCAGGGAATCCTGAGGTACAGGAGTACGCACGAAGCGCCGCGCATAGGAGTTCCTGCGCTGTACTGGAAACAAATAGTAGATTTTGGGAGACCCATGTTCAAGGAGTGCGGTGTATGGAAGGGCCTCACGGTGCTGGCTGACGGCTCTGTACGCGTCCCATGCTGGAAACTGGCGGTTCCAACTCAATCGTACAACATCCTTGAGCATGACATAGAGGAGATATGGAACATGCCAGAGTGGGAGAATCTGAAGGGGTGCCATGAATGCGAGCACCTTACGTGCATATGGCTGTCCTCCCAGAACATTGCGACTGGCCTGCAATGCATCCGGAACATCAGCTGACAATGTGCGTACCTATCTAGAGCACGCTTTCAAGCACGGACTCGTCGCCCACGATAGAGCCGTCCAGCGTTATCACCATGCACCGCTCGACTGCTTTGGCGTCCATTATGCGCGACGTTATTGGCGAAGTGGACTTGCGGTAGTATCCTCGTTCGCCCGAAGAGTACAGGTACCTGTTGAAACTTGGAACGACAACGATGTCGATGGCGCCCTGCTCTGAGGAAAAGAGCGTCTCTTTTTTTGCCTGGATTGATATCCATACCCGCTCGCCGTTTACCACGCTCCCCTTTTTGAGAAAGACTGGGTGGACGTGGCCCATGACAATCCTGCGCACGTGCGAGCGCGTACCGGAGGGCATGCTGTGGCCGTGCACGAAAAGCGTGTCGCCAATTACCATGCCCTTGCTTGCCGCAACGTTGACGCTGTCAGGGACGAGGTGCCTGATGTTTCCGTCGTGGTTTCCCGGCACGAGGTAAACGTCTGCCGCAGACGACAGGCTCTTGAAAAAGGCAGGCACGTCGTCCCATTCCTGCTTGCTGATTGCGCCCACGGTGTTTTTTATGTCGCCAAGGAGTATCAGGCCGTCAGCCTTTTCCTTTGACAGGAGCGACAACAATTCGTCCTGCATCTCGCGCATCAGGCTTGACTGCACCGTTATGCCCTTTGCGCCAAGCTCCGCCTCCAGCCCTATGTGCAGGTCTGATACCACCACATAGCGCTTGTCTTTGTCATCATCCTCTACAAGGAGCGCTGCATGCGGGTGGAGCGGGCGAACCTTCACGTCAGTGTTTTATATCTCGACTCGCACATAAACCACACTAGAGAGAAAGGGCATGTCGAGGATCGACACCGCGGTGGAATCAGGGAGCGTCAAGCTGCTCAGGTTTGCGCCAAGCGGCCGCAGGCTGTGGATCGTGGTGGGCAGGGACAGCGAGTACTGGACCGACCCCGAGCTTGGCTTTTGCTCCTGCAAGGACTTTTACTTTTCCTCGCTCACAAAGGGCGAGCCGTGCTACCACCTGAAAAGCGTGCACAAGGCAATGCTGGACGACAAGTTTGTGGCGTTTGAATTTTCAGACGACGAATACACCGCTTTTCTGCAGGCGCTTGCACAAGACAGCGCCAGCCAGCTCTTGCGCTAATCATTTATTACATCCAATCTCAGTTACCCGTGCTGTGCCTGCTGCAGCAACTGCAACGACAACCGTCATAGTGATAGGTTCCGGCGGGAGGGAGCACGCGCTCGGGTGGAAGCTTGCCCAGAGCCCCCGGGTGAAAAAGGTGTATTTTGCGCCTGGAAACGGCGGTACGTCTGAAAATATAGACATCAAGCAGAACGAGATTGACAAGCTGGTGGCGTTTGCAAAAAAGCAGGGCAGGGACCATTGCCTGACAGTCGTAGGTCCTGAAGAGTCGCTTTCGCTTGGCATCGCAGACGCCTTTGCAAATGAGGGCCTGCGCCTTTTTGGCCCCAAAAAGCAGGCCGCAATGCTTGAGACAAGCAAGGTGTTTGCCAAAGAGTTCATGCAAAAGGCAGGCATCCCCACTGCGGCTTTTGCGACGTTTTCCGACGCGCAAAAGGCCAAGGACTACATCTCTAAACAAAACAGGCCGCTCGTGGTCAAGGCAGACGGCCTTGCGGCAGGCAAGGGCGTCATTGTATGCGATAGCGCCCAGCAGGCGATGGAGGCAGTAGACAAGATAATGGTCGCAAAAGAGTTTGGAGCGGCAGCCGGCGGCAAGGTAGTAATCGAGGAGAGGCTGTCGGGCGAAGAAGCATCGTTCATCGCGCTGTGCGACGGCAAGACAATCATGCCGCTTGCGTCAAGCCAGGACCACAAGCGGGTCTTTGACGGCGACAAGGGCCCAAACACTGGAGGCATGGGCGCGTACTCGCCTGCGCCGGTGGTCGACAGCGCATTGCATGAAAAGATAGTCAAGCGCGTGATGGAGCCTGCGCTAAAAGAGATGAATGTAAGGGGCACGCCCTTTACCGGCTTTCTGTACGCAGGCATCATGGTCGACGAAAAGACGGGCGAGCCGTACGTGCTTGAATTCAACACGAGAATGGGCGACCCCGAGTGCCAGCCCATAATGATGCGCATGAAGTCAGACCTCTACGAGTACATCGACGCCGCTGTGGATGGCAGGCTCGCCTCGATGCCTGCGATAGAGTGGCACGACAAGACGGCCGTGTGCGTCATCATGGCTTCTCGCGGATATCCGGGCAGCTACAAGAAAGGAGAAGTCATAGAGGGCCTTGGCGACTTTGGACCGGACACGATGGTTTTCCACGCGGGAACTGCAAGGGACGCGCAGGGCAGGACAGTGACAAACGGCGGCAGGGTCCTCGGCGTCACGGCGGCAGGCAAGGACGCAAGGCACGCGATAGAAAACGCATACTCGGCAGTCAGGAAGATACGCTGGGGCGAAAACGGCCACTATTACAGGACCGACATTGCAAGGCGGGCACTTTAAAAGTACAGCAACCCGTTTTCGGTGGCAAGAGCGCCCAGCTTTCTGTCAAACC
The sequence above is drawn from the Nitrososphaera viennensis EN76 genome and encodes:
- a CDS encoding radical SAM/SPASM domain-containing protein, whose product is MPLEAGRTLKIIANWSFSRAQRRKLPLAAVFSMTHYCNFMCPMCPFGDPDKARQLKLAAEHNMSTEQWKGAMTKAARYCIWSFMEGGEPTSRQDFIELVQHLRNIHLPVTVVTNGSLLHNFDVDVLRQNVDKFCLSIDSTFKDSYCRIRGVPPEVHDRVMSNLQMLDEHNINRYVNAVITKWNADEFITGEYFDRIHKEFGIGLVTPTLVEDRVGVAHETLSPDTETIRKVAQGILRYRSTHEAPRIGVPALYWKQIVDFGRPMFKECGVWKGLTVLADGSVRVPCWKLAVPTQSYNILEHDIEEIWNMPEWENLKGCHECEHLTCIWLSSQNIATGLQCIRNIS
- a CDS encoding metallophosphoesterase, with translation MKVRPLHPHAALLVEDDDKDKRYVVVSDLHIGLEAELGAKGITVQSSLMREMQDELLSLLSKEKADGLILLGDIKNTVGAISKQEWDDVPAFFKSLSSAADVYLVPGNHDGNIRHLVPDSVNVAASKGMVIGDTLFVHGHSMPSGTRSHVRRIVMGHVHPVFLKKGSVVNGERVWISIQAKKETLFSSEQGAIDIVVVPSFNRYLYSSGERGYYRKSTSPITSRIMDAKAVERCMVITLDGSIVGDESVLESVL
- the purD gene encoding phosphoribosylamine--glycine ligase; its protein translation is MPAAATATTTVIVIGSGGREHALGWKLAQSPRVKKVYFAPGNGGTSENIDIKQNEIDKLVAFAKKQGRDHCLTVVGPEESLSLGIADAFANEGLRLFGPKKQAAMLETSKVFAKEFMQKAGIPTAAFATFSDAQKAKDYISKQNRPLVVKADGLAAGKGVIVCDSAQQAMEAVDKIMVAKEFGAAAGGKVVIEERLSGEEASFIALCDGKTIMPLASSQDHKRVFDGDKGPNTGGMGAYSPAPVVDSALHEKIVKRVMEPALKEMNVRGTPFTGFLYAGIMVDEKTGEPYVLEFNTRMGDPECQPIMMRMKSDLYEYIDAAVDGRLASMPAIEWHDKTAVCVIMASRGYPGSYKKGEVIEGLGDFGPDTMVFHAGTARDAQGRTVTNGGRVLGVTAAGKDARHAIENAYSAVRKIRWGENGHYYRTDIARRAL